The sequence ATGGGTTGACTGGTGATATTGACACGGATGCGCAAAATGTAATCGGTCCTGCCCCGACTCTTTCGTCTGGGCTTACCATCAATCACCTCAACCCCGCCGGGTCTTTCCTCGCGCCGGATTAAATCCTCAGTCCAGCCCTTCTGGTGTAAAATCGGGTCAATAAATTTTGCCTTTGTATCGGCTTCTGATAACATTACATCCATCTGCTTTCATAACTTTAGTTTGTAAATTTAATTTGTCAAGCAATGAACCTTCAGCCATTCGCCCCCTATCATTTAGAGCCGAAATTTTGGAGGAATTAACAGGGGATTTCGTAGAAATGGGGCAGGAGCTGATATAAGGCACGCATTGGCAATTGGTTAATGAGTTCATAGTTTTTAGTTCATAGTTAAAAGGGCTCGTTCCCCCCACCACTACCCCTGCCCTTACCGTTTTTGGCTCTAATTGAGATTGTGTCCTGAATTTGAAAAGGAAATCAGGTCTGGGTGTTTGTCTACTATGTCATTTTCTCTGCATTTTGACTTTTATACCTGCTGTTTATATACTCACTGAAAATGATTAATATCCTGATAACCGGCATCACCAGCCTTTTAACAGACATCTCCACCGAGATGGTCTATCCGCTTATCCCGCTTTATCTTGCCTCGCTGGGCGCACAGCCCGCGATTTTGGGCTTGATTGAGGGTTTTGCCGAAAGTTCGGCATCACTGTTAAAGGTGTTTTCCGGTGCAATCTCTGACCGGTTTAAAAAGAGAAAGCCCATCGCCATCCTGGGCTATGCCGGCTCAACCTTAGGCAAACTGTTTCTTTACCTCTCCCAGAACTGGACATTTGTCTTTTTCGGCAGGATGATTGACCGCATCGGCAAGGGCATCAGGGTGGCACCGCGTGATGCCTTGATTGCCGACTCAAGCGTTTCTGGCAAACGCGGCAGGGCGTTCGGGCTTCACCGGGCTTTTGACACCATTGGCGCCTGCATCGGGGTCATTCTCGCCATCATCATTATCTCAAACCTTGGCAGAAATTTGGACCGTGCCGGCTATCAGCGAATTTTTCTTTTCTCCCTTATCCCTGCCTTTCTTGGTGTTGTGATTCTCTTCTTTGCCCGTGAGACCTGGGCAAAGACCACCGCCTCTCACCTGCCAAAATTCGGGTTCAAAAACCTCTCACCAAAACTGCGCTCGTTTCTTATCATTGTCGGCATCTTTGCCTTGGGAAACTCCTCAAACGGCTTTCTCTTATTAAGGATGAGAAACTTAGGCTGGACAACCATAAACATCCTCTTTCTCTATCTTTTGTATAACATCACCTATGCGATTTTCTCCTATCCCTGCGGCAGGCTTTCAGACCGCATCGGCAAAAAAGGACCGCTTGTTGTGGGCTATCTTGTCTACTCAGCGGTCTATTTTGGCTTTGCCCTTTTAAACCCGCAAAAGAGCCCAACCATTGCCTGGCTTCTCTTTGGGGTTTACGGGCTTTACAGCGCCCTGACCGAGGGCTTGGAAAAGTCGCTTGTTGCCGACATCTCTCCAGAAAACCAAAGGGCAACATTCATCGGTCTGCACGCCACCCTGACCGGCATCGGTCTTTTACCCGCATCCCTAATTGCCGGCGGACTCTGGAGCCTTTTCGGTCCAAAGGCGCCATTTCTCTTCGGCGGGGTTTTAGGGCTCGGTGCGGGTCTGGGCTTGCTTTTTTTGCTATGACCTTGCCAGCGGAAAAATTTTTGCTATAATTACACCAAGAAATGAAAACGCAAAAGACCTGATTACCCCCTATGAGCAACCGGTATTGTCCCTTTTTCTTTGTATTTTTCTTTTATTTAACATATTGATTTTATGTTGTTTAAGAGATTTCGCATCATCAAAACCACCCGCCCGGCACCAGCCTGGGTTAACACCCTTTCCTGGTTCATATCAGGTCTTGTCCTTTTTGGCTTAGCCCTGATTGTCATTTTTGAGGGTTACCGGCTTTCCATTTCCCCTTTTGTGCCGGTTTTGATAAGGTGGCTAATATTTATTGCGGGCATCGGCACCGTCGCTGAGATTGCTCTTAAGAGAGTTGTTCAACCGGTTCTCGTGGTATCCAAGCCAAAGAGGATATTTGACACAATTATTGCCGCCCTGATTGTCATCACCCTCATCATCCGGCGCTTTACCTTTCCCTTACTCCTGGTCTATCAGGCTGTTTCCCTCTCATCCCGGCTTTCCCGTGCCGGTTTTTCCGCCCGTTTTTTCGGCAACCTCAGGCAGCGACCGGTGCGCATGCTTGCCTTAAGCTTTTTGATTCTGATTGTTGCCGGCACCATCCTCTTAACATTCCCTGCCGCCACCGTTGATGGCAGGGGTGCGGACCTTTTAACCGCCCTCTTTACCGCCACCTCGGCAACCTGCGTAACCGGACTTATTGTCAAGGACACCGGCACCTACTTCTCCCGTTTCGGTCAAATGGTGATTCTTGCGCTCATCCAGTTGGGAGGGTTGGGGATAATGACATTTTACACCAGTCTAATTGTGGTTTTGGGACAGCGTCTGGGCTTAACCGAGCGCAAAACCATGGCTGATTTGATTGAGGAGACAAGGGAGGTTGATATCGCCCGCCTGGTTCGCTACATTTTCCTCTTTACATTTCTTGCCGAGGCTCTGGGCGTCCTTGTGCTCTTTCTCCGCTGGCTTTTTGTTCTGCCCAGTCCTGGGCAGGCGCTCTACTTTGCCATATTCCATTCGGTCTCCGCCTTCTGCAATGCCGGCTTTTCCCTGTTTTCCGACTCATTTGTCCGGTTTCAGTCTGATGTTATCACCAACCTCTCCATTATCGGTCTGATTGTGTTGGGTGGCTTGGGCTTTCCGGTTGTGAATGAACTTTTCAACCGCTACACCATTTTTCAGACCCCGCGCAAAACATTGAGGCGCCTGAGCATCCATGCCCGATTGGTTCTTTGGGCGACCTCTCTTCTCATCGGTGTCGGCACCATTGTTTTCTTTTTCCTTGAGTATGACAATGCGCTTAACAACCTCTCCATCGGCACGAGGCTGCTTTCCAGCCTGTTTCAGGCGGTTACCGCCCGCACCGCTGGCTTTAACACCGTTGCCATCAACCTCTTGAGGCCGGTAACACTCTTTCTCTGGGCAATTTTGATGTTCATCGGCGCATCTCCAGGTGGAACCGGTGGCGGCATCAAGACCACGACCATTGCGGTGATCCTTTTAGCGGTGCGGTCCAGGTTAAGGGGTGAGGAGGAGATTACCTTTGGCAACCGTTTCATCCCCAAGGAGGTTGTTTACCGGGCAACCGCAATTGTCGCCCTTAGTTTGGCTGTCTGTGCCGCCTGTTTTACCCTACTACTGGTGACCCAGAGCCAACGTTTTGAATGGCTCCTGTTTGAGACCGTTTCCGCCTTCGGCACGGTCGGGCTATCCTGCGGGATCACACCGAACTTGAATTACATAGGAAAGCTGTCCATAATCATTCTGATGTTTGTCGGTAGAATCGGACCTTTAACCCTTACCCTCGCAATGGCGGCACCGCGTGAGCGTTCGCTTGTCGCTTACCCATCTGCCCGGGTTATCGTCGGCTAAAGGAGGAAAGATATGAAACAGTTTGCGGTGATTGGTTTGGGCACATTTGGTGCACGGGTCGCAAGAGCCCTGATGGAAAAGGGTGCAGAGGTGATTGCGATTGACTCTGACCCGAAAAGGGTGGAGGAGATTAAGGATGATGTCACCCAGGCGCTTTGCCTGGACGCCACCGATGAGGAGGCGCTGGCAAAGTCAGGGGTGTTGGATGTTGATGCGGTGATTGTGGCGATGGGGGAAAGGATGGAGACGGCAATCATCACCACATCAATCTTAAAGCGTCTGGGTGCGGGTCAGGTGATTGCGCGCGCCGCCTCCTCCCTTTATGCCCGCATCCTCAAGGATGTTGGTGCGGACCGAATCATTTTGATTGAGGAGCAGATGGCTGACCAGTTAGCCAAAAGCCTTTTGACCCCCGACCTCTTAGAGCAGATTCCCTTGGCATCAAATCACAGTCTTGTGGAGATGCGTGCCCCCCAGTTTATGATTGGGAAAAGGCTGGAACAGGTTGATGTCCGGCGCCGCTTTCGGGTGAATATCATCGCGATAAAGAAGAAGGTGCCGGTCATCACCCCTGAGGGTGAGTCAAGTTTCACCGAGCAGATTAACGACCTGCCCGGTCCTGATGACATCATTGAGCAGGACGACATCTTGGTGGTTGTGGGCAAGGATGAGGATATTGAGCGCCTGGCACAGGGCATCACAAGGTCGGCTTAGAGCCTCTTCGGTATAATATTATGACCACAAGAGCAAAGGGCAGAATCCGTAACCGTATCGCCTGGGCGATGCTGCTGTCGGCAATCCTGGTCCTGCCGGTGGCGTTTCTTGCCCTTTACTATGTGAGCCAGATGAACAGCCTTACCACCGTCTTAGCAGAGTCTGATGCCGAACTTTTGCGCGTGGGCAATACAATAATTCACAACTTCCTTGATGTACGGAATTCCGAAAGGAACTACCTTCTCTCCCAGGACACCATCTATCTAACCGCGGCCCGAATTGTCTTAGACCAGGTAACGCTGACCGCGGAAAAGAGCCGCCGGCTTGACCCCGCTTTGAAAAACCGGTTTGACTCGCTGATTTTCAGCCTTCAGGTCTACCGGGAGTTACTGGATTCACTTGGTAGCGTCCCAACTTTACGCTCAAAGCCACAACCCAAGCCCGAAATCAGCAAACTGCGCCAGGAACGAAACCAGATTTTGGAACAGGCGCGCAACGCCCCTGACCCCGCCTTGACCGAATCGCTCTTAAACATCGCCAATAGGTTGGGTGAAGAGATTGAAATCAGGGAGTTGATAGGTGGGTTGCAGATAGGGTTTTACGAGCGTATAGAAGGGATTAGTGCTGAAATTGTTAAAAACGCTGAGGAAATCACCAAAAGGGCAAACGAGCGCATCGCCGAACGCAAATCCCGGGTCAACCGCCTCTATGTCTGGGGCCAGCGCAACATCATCACCGCCATCATCATCTTTACCGCTCTTTTAGTCTATTTCATCATCCGCCTGCCTAATGCCATTATCCTGCCCATCAAACGCATCGCCCTCGCCCTCACCCGGGCTGAACAGGGCGATTTGAACATCAGGGTCACAATCAACTCCAATGATGAGCTGGGCGAACTGGCAAGACAACTCAACCGGGTTTTTGCCCGGCTCAGGGACTTTGATGAACGCAAGGCAAATCAAATCCTTGAACTTGACCGCCGTTTTCGGCTCCTTGCCAAAAGTATCAATGAGGGTGTGCTCATTGTGGACCGGTCCCAAAGAATCATCTACGCAAACCCCGCTATAGAGCCTTTACTGGGTGTTGGTCTTGCTGAAGCCACGGGCAAGTCATTAAGGGAATTCCCGCAGTTGGTTGACTTTGTCCCCCACTTAGAACAAATCCTTTCCGGCGCAGGGAGCAAGCAGGAGTGTGAAATCCTGCCCCATCTCCCTAATTCCGCTGTCTGTTTTGAAGCGTTGAGGGACCGCTCCGGGGTAATAACCGCCGCCTTAGTTGTCGTCACCAACCCTGTTCCACCGGAAAAGGGTTAAGTTAAAAACCTATCTTTGGTAAATCACCCGTCGCGGGAACGGAATCTCCACGCCCGCCTGATCAAACGCCCTCTTCAGCCGCATCCGTAACTCCCGCTCCGCTTGCCACTGCTCCATCGGCTTAACCTTGCAGACAATTCTCACACCCATTCCAGAATCGCCAAAGTTGATAAGACCTTGAACCAGCGGCGGTTCCAGGCAACGCGCTTTATTCTCCTCATACCACAAAAGCGCAGCCTCCTGAGCCACCGCCATCGCCCTTTCTGGGTTCTGCTCGTAGGCAACATCAAAAGTAACAATCGCCCGCATAAATTCCCGGCTCCTGTTGCCAAAGGAGGTCAGTTCACCATTGGGAATCGTCCAGAGCGTTCCATCAAAAGCCCGCACCTGGGTTGTCCGTAAACCGATTTTTTCCACAACCCCTTCAACCACAGGGGTGGTGATATAATCTCCAACCGCAATCGCCCCTTCAAATAGAGTGAAGAAACCAGAAATAAAATCTTTGACCAATGTCTGGGCACCAAAGCCTATCGCCAGTCCCAAAACCCCGGCACCGGCAAGAATTGCCTTGTAATCAACACCAATGACCCTCAATACCATTATCAACGCTATCACCAGCACAACATAACCAAAAAGACTCTGGACCAAAGGCATCACCGTGCGAAACCGTCCAGGTCTTTTGGAACGCAAAAGCCCCCGAATTATAATATTGAACAGCCTGGTGACCAGCCACGCAACCACAATTACCAAGATGACATTGATAAAGCTACGGGCGTAGGTAACAAACCTGTGCCCATCAAAGAACTGCTCCTGCAGACTCTTGCCCAGTTCGTGCCAGAACATATTTTTATAACCGCTTTAAGCCTAAGGAATTTAAATCAAAGCAGGAATAAAATTTCACCAGACCACCTCAATT is a genomic window of candidate division WOR-3 bacterium containing:
- a CDS encoding TrkH family potassium uptake protein: MLFKRFRIIKTTRPAPAWVNTLSWFISGLVLFGLALIVIFEGYRLSISPFVPVLIRWLIFIAGIGTVAEIALKRVVQPVLVVSKPKRIFDTIIAALIVITLIIRRFTFPLLLVYQAVSLSSRLSRAGFSARFFGNLRQRPVRMLALSFLILIVAGTILLTFPAATVDGRGADLLTALFTATSATCVTGLIVKDTGTYFSRFGQMVILALIQLGGLGIMTFYTSLIVVLGQRLGLTERKTMADLIEETREVDIARLVRYIFLFTFLAEALGVLVLFLRWLFVLPSPGQALYFAIFHSVSAFCNAGFSLFSDSFVRFQSDVITNLSIIGLIVLGGLGFPVVNELFNRYTIFQTPRKTLRRLSIHARLVLWATSLLIGVGTIVFFFLEYDNALNNLSIGTRLLSSLFQAVTARTAGFNTVAINLLRPVTLFLWAILMFIGASPGGTGGGIKTTTIAVILLAVRSRLRGEEEITFGNRFIPKEVVYRATAIVALSLAVCAACFTLLLVTQSQRFEWLLFETVSAFGTVGLSCGITPNLNYIGKLSIIILMFVGRIGPLTLTLAMAAPRERSLVAYPSARVIVG
- a CDS encoding TrkA family potassium uptake protein, with the protein product MKQFAVIGLGTFGARVARALMEKGAEVIAIDSDPKRVEEIKDDVTQALCLDATDEEALAKSGVLDVDAVIVAMGERMETAIITTSILKRLGAGQVIARAASSLYARILKDVGADRIILIEEQMADQLAKSLLTPDLLEQIPLASNHSLVEMRAPQFMIGKRLEQVDVRRRFRVNIIAIKKKVPVITPEGESSFTEQINDLPGPDDIIEQDDILVVVGKDEDIERLAQGITRSA
- a CDS encoding mechanosensitive ion channel family protein: MFWHELGKSLQEQFFDGHRFVTYARSFINVILVIVVAWLVTRLFNIIIRGLLRSKRPGRFRTVMPLVQSLFGYVVLVIALIMVLRVIGVDYKAILAGAGVLGLAIGFGAQTLVKDFISGFFTLFEGAIAVGDYITTPVVEGVVEKIGLRTTQVRAFDGTLWTIPNGELTSFGNRSREFMRAIVTFDVAYEQNPERAMAVAQEAALLWYEENKARCLEPPLVQGLINFGDSGMGVRIVCKVKPMEQWQAERELRMRLKRAFDQAGVEIPFPRRVIYQR
- a CDS encoding MFS transporter, giving the protein MINILITGITSLLTDISTEMVYPLIPLYLASLGAQPAILGLIEGFAESSASLLKVFSGAISDRFKKRKPIAILGYAGSTLGKLFLYLSQNWTFVFFGRMIDRIGKGIRVAPRDALIADSSVSGKRGRAFGLHRAFDTIGACIGVILAIIIISNLGRNLDRAGYQRIFLFSLIPAFLGVVILFFARETWAKTTASHLPKFGFKNLSPKLRSFLIIVGIFALGNSSNGFLLLRMRNLGWTTINILFLYLLYNITYAIFSYPCGRLSDRIGKKGPLVVGYLVYSAVYFGFALLNPQKSPTIAWLLFGVYGLYSALTEGLEKSLVADISPENQRATFIGLHATLTGIGLLPASLIAGGLWSLFGPKAPFLFGGVLGLGAGLGLLFLL
- a CDS encoding HAMP domain-containing protein, with translation MTTRAKGRIRNRIAWAMLLSAILVLPVAFLALYYVSQMNSLTTVLAESDAELLRVGNTIIHNFLDVRNSERNYLLSQDTIYLTAARIVLDQVTLTAEKSRRLDPALKNRFDSLIFSLQVYRELLDSLGSVPTLRSKPQPKPEISKLRQERNQILEQARNAPDPALTESLLNIANRLGEEIEIRELIGGLQIGFYERIEGISAEIVKNAEEITKRANERIAERKSRVNRLYVWGQRNIITAIIIFTALLVYFIIRLPNAIILPIKRIALALTRAEQGDLNIRVTINSNDELGELARQLNRVFARLRDFDERKANQILELDRRFRLLAKSINEGVLIVDRSQRIIYANPAIEPLLGVGLAEATGKSLREFPQLVDFVPHLEQILSGAGSKQECEILPHLPNSAVCFEALRDRSGVITAALVVVTNPVPPEKG